In Chthoniobacterales bacterium, the DNA window CTTTGCCGCGAGCCCGCAGAGATCAACCACGTGAGGGCGAAGCCCTTTTACGGGGCTACCCCGCATAGATTCGAACTATGAATAACGCCTCCAAAGGGCGCTGTGTTACCGTTACACCACGGGGTAATCGAATTTCGATGGCGGCGCTCGCCGCTCACATTCTTAGATCGCAAATTGCAAATCGCAATTCGCAAATCATCCCGCCCGCTTCTCAGATTGAAGCGGTCATGTCGCTGGTCGCGCAGCCCGCGCGAGACATGCTGACCTTCTTCAGGGCGGATTCGACCTGGGCGACCAGCTCAGCGGGATTGTGCGGCTTGCGCAAAAATCCGGCCATCCCGGCGGCCAGCATTCGATCCACGCGCTCCTGGGCCATGAAACCCGTGCTCAAAAGCACGACGACATTGGGATTGATGGCGCGCAGGCGAGTGAAGGTTTCTTCGCCATCCATGAATGGCATCGAAAGATCGAGCAAAATCAGATCAAAGTAGCGGGGGTGCTGCCGGAAGAGCTCCAGGCATTCGAAACCCGATTGGACGGTGGCGACTTCGAATCCCGCTTCGGAAAAAACGCGTTTGCCCAGAACCCGCGCGGCTGGCTCGTCATCCACCACCAGGATCCGTCGCGGCCTCGCCGGGAGAGCGTGACCAATGGTCTCGGGCGCGGCGGGCGAAGAGGCTTTCGGGGGCAAAATGGATTCGGAGGCGGTAGTTACAGGCATTGTTTGGCTGGTCATTTGTTTGGGAATGAGGTTGCGATAAGCCTCATGTTTCCAGCGTAATAGAGCAGGAAAAATGCCCCTGCTTTAGAATTTTCATAACGAGCGCTTTAGCGATGAAATGTCCTCCGGCAATTCGGCCCCGCCCCATGGAAACAGAAACCGATTTCGGCGTTCGCAAAGCCGGCAAAACGGACTATGTTTGCTTCCCCAAAAATGAACCAGCTATCCATTAATAATCTGCGCGTCTCGATTGCAGACCAGGAAATTATCCGGGGACTGTCGCTGACCGTGCCGAAGGGCGAAATCCACGCGATCATGGGGCCGAACGGTTCTGGGAAAAGCACGCTCGCCAAAGTGCTCGCGGGGCATCCTGACTACAAAGTCACGGGGGGCGAAGTGACCATGGACGGCAAGAACATCCTTGAACTCGAGCCGGACGAACGCGCTCGCCAGGGGCTCTTTCTCGCCTTCCAGTATCCGAGCGAAATTCCCGGGGTAACGATCGCGAATTTTCTGCGTGCGGCGGTCCAGGCGCGTTTGCCGGAGGGAGAAGAACTCGAGGCTACGGACTATTACGCGAAGCTTTATGAGAAAATGGATCTCCTGGAAATGGATCGATCCTTCACCGCCCGGTCCGTGAACGAGGGTTTTTCGGGCGGTGAGAAAAAACGAAACGAGATTCTTCAGCTGGCCATGCTGGCGCCGAAATACGCTGTTCTCGACGAAACCGACAGCGGACTCGATATCGACGCGCTGAAAGTCGTGGCCCACGGCGTCAATTCCCTGCGCGGCCCGAACCTCGGCGTTCTTTTGATCACGCACTACCAGCGTTTGCTCGATTACATCGTTCCCGATCACGTTCACGTCATGGTCCAGGGCCGGATCGTGCGGAGCGGTGGGAAAGAGCTCGCCTTGGAGCTGGAAGAAAAAGGCTACGAAAGTTATGAGGCGCTGCCGGACGAAGTGGGCGAGCCGGCTCTGGCCTGACGAGGAATTTTATGGGCAAAGAACCATCACCTTTGGAAATCGAGCGGAACGTCGGGAATTTCGCTTATCCCGAAACCCACACCCACGACGCGGGGGTAGGTCTGACGGAA includes these proteins:
- a CDS encoding response regulator, with product MTSQTMPVTTASESILPPKASSPAAPETIGHALPARPRRILVVDDEPAARVLGKRVFSEAGFEVATVQSGFECLELFRQHPRYFDLILLDLSMPFMDGEETFTRLRAINPNVVVLLSTGFMAQERVDRMLAAGMAGFLRKPHNPAELVAQVESALKKVSMSRAGCATSDMTASI
- the sufC gene encoding Fe-S cluster assembly ATPase SufC — protein: MNQLSINNLRVSIADQEIIRGLSLTVPKGEIHAIMGPNGSGKSTLAKVLAGHPDYKVTGGEVTMDGKNILELEPDERARQGLFLAFQYPSEIPGVTIANFLRAAVQARLPEGEELEATDYYAKLYEKMDLLEMDRSFTARSVNEGFSGGEKKRNEILQLAMLAPKYAVLDETDSGLDIDALKVVAHGVNSLRGPNLGVLLITHYQRLLDYIVPDHVHVMVQGRIVRSGGKELALELEEKGYESYEALPDEVGEPALA